A part of Rhinolophus ferrumequinum isolate MPI-CBG mRhiFer1 chromosome 11, mRhiFer1_v1.p, whole genome shotgun sequence genomic DNA contains:
- the LOC117030499 gene encoding F-box only protein 3 → MAAMDVVSAPLTLELLPTDTLLLILSFLDYQDLINCCYVSRRLHQLASHDPLWRRHCKKYWLISEEEKAQKNQCWKSLFIDTYSDVGRYIDHYAAIKKAWADLRKYLEPRPPQMALSLQGDSPTAPGSLMPQEIP, encoded by the exons ATGGCGGCCATGGATGTGGTGTCGGCACCTCTGACCCTAGAATTGTTGCCCACCGATACCCTGCTCCTCATCTTATCCTTCTTGGACTACCAGGACCTAATCAA TTGTTGCTATGTCAGTCGAAGACTTCACCAGCTCGCAAGCCATGATCCACTATGGAGAAGACATTGCAAAAAATACTGGCTGATATCTGA GGAAGAGAAAGCACAGAAGAATCAGTGCTGGAAATCTCTCTTCATTGATACTTACTCTGATGTAGGAAGATACATTGACCATTATGCTGCTATTAAAAAGGCCTGGGCCGATCTCAGGAAATATTTGGAGCCCAGACCTCCTCAGATGGCTTTGTCTCTGCAAG GTGACTCCCCCACTGCTCCAGGATCTCTGATGCCACAAGAGATACCCTGA